The following proteins are co-located in the Haloterrigena sp. KLK7 genome:
- a CDS encoding ABC transporter ATP-binding protein: MGAIRVDGLRKSYGAVEAVADMSFTVERGELYGFLGPNGAGKTTTIRTLTGQIRPDAGTVRVLETDPAAEPIETRRRVGILPEQQSPPSFLTPREYLEFVGDVRGLDPDRVAERTADWAQRLGFENKLDTLHTDLSRGQQQKVMITQAFIHEPDVVFIDEPLANLDPLVQEQVKRFLVSYAAGDNAVFVSTHNIDVAEEICTRVGIVADGRIVTERSLTGDGSGADVESERDESLLEVFLERVEREDARDLPSLERIDA, translated from the coding sequence ATGGGTGCAATTCGGGTAGACGGACTGCGCAAGTCCTACGGAGCCGTCGAGGCGGTGGCCGACATGAGCTTCACCGTCGAGCGCGGGGAGTTGTACGGGTTTCTCGGGCCGAACGGCGCCGGGAAGACGACCACCATCCGGACGCTGACGGGGCAGATCCGACCGGACGCGGGGACCGTTCGGGTCCTCGAGACCGATCCGGCGGCCGAGCCGATCGAGACGCGACGCCGGGTCGGTATTCTGCCGGAGCAACAGTCGCCGCCGAGCTTCCTCACGCCGCGCGAGTACCTCGAGTTCGTCGGGGACGTTCGCGGTCTCGATCCCGACCGGGTCGCCGAGCGGACGGCCGACTGGGCCCAGCGACTCGGCTTCGAGAACAAACTCGACACGCTGCACACGGACCTCTCGCGGGGCCAACAGCAGAAGGTGATGATCACGCAGGCGTTCATCCACGAGCCCGACGTGGTCTTCATCGACGAGCCGCTGGCGAACCTCGATCCGCTGGTCCAGGAACAGGTCAAGCGATTCCTCGTCTCCTACGCCGCCGGCGACAACGCCGTCTTCGTCTCGACGCACAACATCGACGTCGCCGAAGAGATCTGTACCCGGGTCGGCATCGTCGCCGACGGCCGGATCGTCACCGAGCGCTCGCTCACCGGCGACGGGAGCGGTGCGGACGTCGAGAGCGAACGCGACGAATCGCTCCTGGAGGTGTTCCTCGAGCGCGTCGAACGCGAGGACGCTCGAGACCTGCCCTCGCTCGAACGGATCGACGCATGA